In a single window of the Paracoccus sp. SCSIO 75233 genome:
- a CDS encoding exodeoxyribonuclease V subunit beta, whose product MMSSVKVLNDDGARHDAISRHDRSILVEAGAGSGKTAVMAGWIAVMLAQGVAPSSIAAVTFTELAASELLLRVRDFVEDLAAGHIAPELRAGLPEGLSAAQRENLMSASTAIDEITCSTIHGFCQRLIKPYPAEADIDPGAAVIDRNQADLNFLEIVEGWLRERLSGDQGGVLAEMVLHNPGETVALMHKIAEALRRSRKLVAPQAMPFAGHLQAFQQAADELSAFVQGAGVDEPETEVFAVRFSEMAAALPSVTDGSTPAGLVGLLVARPHPDLTTGTGSFYAYRKKGKWAAAAKQAGLSKADGDRLNDTASGLYEACCAAWAALLQVVSGQVLTTLIDEAGTILARYREHKRASAQLDFDDLIYAARDLLRDHETVRQALGQRYSKVLVDEFQDTDPLQAEIFWRLCGDPGDDPQDWTRFRIRPGALFLVGDPKQAIYRFRGADVGAYVQARTAFSTQDADGLVSISTNFRSCASILTFVNERFETVLSADGQPGFTALDPFHDDPVDGVCVSAIDIAVADENGKASAEQRRDAEAEAVAELCARLIGSHPVQDRKAGAQRPCQPGDIALLAPTGAELWRYEEALELRGIPVATQAGKGLFRRQEVQDLIAITRVLADRRDTLALGALLRGPLVGLSEEELLDIVWALPRSEEEPVRIPRLDLGVDPAAIVHPLARDVIERLQGLQKRAKSTTPHVLLSQAVDVLRVRPVLLERHRGQAERALANVDLYLSLAVSYAVRGLRAFSEAMTAAWADEARAVEGRPDAQEEAVALNTMHAAKGLEWPVVIPINTMTGVMAPDSAVTDRQTDTFYCPVLGVPPSGYDAARQAEKDELDCERVRLWYVAATRARELLVLPRLDVTPSKSAWIGLVDLSLTDLPHLDLSHLPLDTIAAKADTENGQTRESFATEAGAIVERQMHLTWLAPSRDETTTGSVLQEEEPDIWAGSADAQVPDADALASIRGGRERGLILHKLMEEVLTGECNEADEALTARAGDLISALGKEPSSDPADGLSPEELAGCVTRTLALSEVAALRPSLLAEFPVYAFQQEEAELVATAGIADAISVNPEGRPAVVIDWKSDVNPAQETLDHYRAQLRAYLDMTGAERGLIVLMTNGTVITVPPSPQTIAA is encoded by the coding sequence ATGATGAGCAGCGTGAAAGTTCTGAATGATGATGGCGCCCGGCATGACGCGATCAGCCGTCATGACCGATCCATTCTGGTTGAGGCCGGCGCGGGATCGGGCAAGACCGCCGTGATGGCCGGCTGGATCGCTGTCATGCTGGCGCAGGGTGTCGCGCCAAGTTCCATCGCGGCAGTCACGTTTACCGAACTGGCGGCCAGCGAGCTCCTCCTGCGGGTTCGGGATTTCGTCGAAGATCTCGCCGCCGGCCATATCGCACCGGAGCTCCGCGCCGGCTTGCCGGAGGGACTGTCTGCGGCACAGCGCGAGAATCTGATGTCGGCCAGCACGGCGATCGACGAAATCACCTGCTCGACCATCCACGGCTTCTGCCAGCGATTGATCAAGCCCTACCCGGCGGAAGCGGATATCGATCCGGGCGCAGCGGTCATCGACCGCAACCAGGCCGATCTCAACTTCCTCGAAATCGTCGAAGGCTGGCTGCGCGAGCGATTGTCTGGCGATCAGGGCGGCGTCCTCGCCGAGATGGTGCTGCATAACCCGGGAGAGACCGTCGCTCTGATGCACAAGATCGCCGAAGCCCTCCGGCGGTCGAGGAAACTGGTCGCACCGCAGGCGATGCCCTTTGCAGGTCACCTGCAAGCCTTCCAGCAGGCGGCCGACGAACTTTCGGCCTTTGTGCAAGGCGCCGGCGTTGATGAGCCGGAAACGGAGGTCTTCGCCGTGCGCTTTTCTGAAATGGCGGCCGCCCTTCCATCGGTTACAGATGGTTCCACGCCCGCCGGGCTCGTCGGGTTGCTGGTTGCACGCCCGCATCCCGACCTTACGACCGGGACGGGCAGCTTTTACGCCTACCGCAAGAAGGGCAAATGGGCGGCAGCGGCAAAGCAGGCAGGGCTGTCCAAGGCAGACGGCGACAGGCTGAACGATACGGCCAGCGGTTTGTACGAAGCGTGCTGTGCCGCATGGGCCGCACTACTCCAAGTGGTTTCCGGCCAGGTCCTCACGACATTGATCGACGAAGCAGGCACAATCCTTGCGCGCTATCGTGAGCACAAGCGCGCCAGCGCCCAGCTCGATTTTGACGATCTCATCTACGCCGCGCGCGACCTGTTGCGCGACCATGAAACTGTGCGACAGGCGCTCGGCCAGAGGTATTCAAAGGTCTTGGTCGACGAGTTTCAGGACACCGACCCGCTCCAGGCCGAAATCTTCTGGCGTCTATGCGGTGATCCCGGTGATGATCCGCAGGACTGGACGCGTTTCCGGATTCGGCCGGGCGCACTCTTCTTGGTTGGCGACCCCAAGCAGGCAATCTATCGCTTCCGCGGCGCGGATGTCGGCGCTTACGTCCAGGCTCGCACGGCCTTCTCGACACAGGACGCGGACGGCCTCGTCTCGATCTCGACCAATTTCCGTTCCTGTGCCTCGATCCTCACCTTCGTCAACGAACGGTTCGAGACTGTCCTGTCGGCTGATGGCCAGCCCGGCTTCACAGCGCTTGATCCCTTCCACGACGATCCGGTAGACGGCGTCTGCGTCTCTGCGATCGATATCGCGGTCGCTGACGAGAACGGCAAGGCCAGTGCCGAGCAACGACGCGACGCCGAAGCCGAAGCGGTGGCTGAACTTTGCGCACGCTTGATCGGCAGCCATCCGGTCCAGGATCGCAAAGCCGGTGCACAACGCCCCTGCCAGCCGGGCGACATCGCCTTGCTCGCCCCGACCGGCGCGGAACTCTGGCGCTATGAAGAAGCCCTTGAGCTCCGGGGCATCCCGGTCGCAACCCAGGCCGGCAAAGGTCTGTTTCGCCGGCAGGAAGTGCAGGACCTTATCGCGATCACGCGAGTTCTCGCCGATCGTCGTGATACGCTGGCGCTCGGCGCATTGCTGCGCGGCCCGCTTGTCGGGCTCAGCGAAGAGGAGCTTCTGGACATCGTCTGGGCGCTTCCGCGTTCGGAAGAAGAACCCGTCCGGATCCCACGGCTCGACCTCGGCGTCGACCCCGCGGCAATAGTGCATCCGCTGGCGCGCGATGTGATCGAGCGGCTGCAAGGGCTCCAGAAACGCGCCAAAAGCACGACACCACACGTTCTTCTTTCGCAGGCCGTCGACGTCCTTCGGGTACGCCCGGTTCTTCTGGAGCGGCATCGCGGTCAGGCAGAACGAGCACTTGCCAATGTCGATCTCTATCTCAGCCTCGCCGTCAGCTATGCGGTACGGGGTCTGCGGGCCTTTTCCGAGGCAATGACGGCGGCATGGGCGGATGAGGCCCGCGCGGTGGAAGGCCGGCCCGATGCGCAGGAAGAAGCCGTCGCCCTCAACACGATGCATGCCGCGAAAGGTCTTGAATGGCCGGTCGTCATCCCCATCAACACTATGACAGGGGTAATGGCGCCCGACAGCGCTGTGACCGATCGCCAGACTGATACCTTCTACTGCCCGGTTCTGGGTGTCCCTCCGTCCGGCTATGACGCGGCGCGGCAGGCAGAGAAGGATGAACTGGACTGCGAGCGGGTCCGGCTCTGGTATGTCGCAGCAACCCGCGCCCGGGAACTCCTGGTCTTGCCGCGGCTCGACGTAACGCCTTCGAAATCAGCCTGGATTGGCCTGGTGGACCTGTCCCTGACAGATCTCCCTCACCTTGACCTGTCGCATCTGCCGCTCGACACGATCGCGGCGAAAGCCGATACAGAAAACGGTCAGACACGGGAGAGTTTCGCCACTGAGGCTGGTGCGATTGTCGAAAGGCAGATGCATCTGACCTGGCTTGCGCCGAGCCGCGACGAGACGACAACAGGTTCAGTGCTTCAGGAAGAAGAACCGGACATCTGGGCCGGTTCGGCTGATGCTCAGGTGCCGGACGCCGACGCGCTCGCCTCCATCCGGGGCGGACGCGAGCGTGGCTTGATCCTTCACAAGCTCATGGAAGAAGTCCTGACAGGGGAATGCAACGAGGCCGACGAGGCGCTCACCGCGCGTGCTGGAGACCTCATTTCTGCGCTCGGCAAGGAGCCTTCCTCCGATCCGGCGGACGGGCTTTCGCCTGAGGAACTGGCCGGTTGCGTGACGCGAACGCTGGCCTTGTCGGAGGTGGCGGCATTGCGTCCCTCATTGCTCGCTGAGTTTCCGGTCTATGCCTTTCAGCAAGAGGAGGCCGAACTGGTTGCGACGGCGGGCATCGCGGACGCGATTTCGGTTAATCCGGAAGGTCGGCCAGCCGTCGTGATCGACTGGAAGAGCGACGTGAATCCCGCCCAGGAGACGCTTGATCACTATCGGGCTCAGCTGCGTGCCTATCTCGATATGACCGGAGCCGAACGGGGCCTGATCGTTCTGATGACGAACGGGACGGTGATCACCGTCCCGCCTTCTCCGCAGACGATTGCGGCATAG
- a CDS encoding DEAD/DEAH box helicase, which produces MASRKRTEPVQDDLFNPEVELLLPARLAIEGKALGSPIRQLAAPPQRVRCRLRAFSIRRVTGHETTLPSGEILKIINAKTATSLEAELILLVPGASEPAQIVEALDAGEGRWMAPLPIRIDTLSRQARVERLAAVSASWSGAFHLREGRAAENERPAQLGLRRPQIGALHAALAHATRSIDPATIVMPTGTGKTETMLALNVHQRFERLLVVVPTDALREQIAGKFETFGVLRQQQCLEDKAAFPVVMRLSHIPTRLADVDEIFDSANVIVTTMQIAGRAEAAVQERMAARASALFIDEAHHIGAPTWARFRGLFADREPPLPIVQFTATPFREDGRRVDGEFIYTYPLKKAQAEGYFKPIRFEAVFGLDQADADLAIAGKLGEVLQGDLDVGLNHLAMARCQTIDRARALHQLYSEMYPELRPVIVHSQQSIRERRANLAALRRFESRIIVCVDMLGEGFDLPELKIAALHDPHKSIAVTIQFVGRFTRQDPRLGDATVIANTGIDDIDRSLAKLYAEDADWNALVEALSTAKIDRQVRRAEMFKGFVGDLSDIPLQTLEPKMNAVVYRTNCDGWEPLRAEDLYSPGVYLGMKVNPHQRVAIFVTRSEEQAGWTTAQHATNVTWDLHMMHWDADSQLLYISSSIKGPYDRLAKAVCGEAARRVEGEEVFRSLHGFNRLILRNLGLTHHQGRGVRYSMYMGVDVADGLDTAKSQSRIKNNVFATGFLDGVPASRGCSAKGKFWSISRVRDLTDWVDWSADIGKAVKDPGITTDGVFKSAMRPRQISERPQVPPVAIHWPESLLTQIEDRIEISFGDKPVAFAECDIELLDHERTGPLRFTVRSDNHIAEFEIVFAEGGASYPQRSGPKTTVKVSGKTKPLSESFGEDSPQIDFGDGSLLIYSHLYALPEGVLVEPYSADRIEVWDWSETNIRAEAQGPEKRTDSVQRRVIETLLAEGDAFDIIFDDDGAGEIADVVTLRVTEGLVQVTLHHCKYSSSDTPGARVKDLYEVCGQAQKSARWRDRPNRMLIHMLKREKIRLEKGQTSRFEQGTAAFLKKLKANWQDYRYEFDVRIVQPGLSRSAVTEEGLHLLASVETYLLETRAMRLKVIASS; this is translated from the coding sequence ATGGCCTCCCGCAAGCGCACCGAGCCCGTCCAAGATGATCTCTTCAATCCCGAAGTCGAACTGCTGCTGCCTGCTCGGCTTGCGATAGAGGGCAAGGCCCTGGGAAGCCCTATACGCCAATTGGCGGCTCCGCCGCAGCGCGTACGGTGCCGTCTGCGTGCCTTTTCAATCCGCCGTGTGACTGGTCATGAAACCACGCTGCCGTCTGGCGAGATACTGAAGATCATCAACGCGAAGACCGCTACGTCGCTGGAGGCGGAGCTCATTCTTCTGGTCCCCGGCGCGAGTGAGCCGGCGCAGATCGTAGAAGCACTCGACGCCGGCGAAGGCCGGTGGATGGCCCCGTTGCCCATCCGCATCGACACGTTGAGTCGCCAAGCGCGGGTCGAACGGCTGGCCGCGGTTTCGGCATCTTGGTCGGGCGCCTTTCATCTCCGCGAGGGACGAGCAGCCGAAAACGAGCGGCCAGCCCAGCTCGGTCTGCGACGTCCTCAAATCGGCGCACTGCACGCGGCTTTGGCCCATGCGACGCGATCGATCGATCCGGCCACCATCGTCATGCCGACGGGCACCGGCAAGACGGAAACCATGCTCGCGCTCAACGTCCACCAGCGCTTCGAGAGGCTACTGGTCGTAGTGCCGACGGACGCCCTTCGAGAGCAGATCGCGGGCAAGTTCGAGACCTTCGGCGTGCTGAGGCAACAGCAATGCCTGGAAGACAAGGCAGCATTTCCAGTGGTGATGCGCCTTTCGCACATTCCGACGAGGCTAGCCGACGTGGATGAGATCTTCGACAGTGCCAATGTCATCGTCACAACGATGCAGATCGCCGGTCGCGCCGAAGCGGCGGTCCAGGAGCGGATGGCGGCACGCGCCTCGGCGCTGTTTATCGACGAGGCTCATCACATCGGCGCCCCGACATGGGCGCGCTTTCGGGGCCTATTCGCGGACCGTGAGCCACCGCTCCCGATCGTCCAGTTCACCGCCACACCATTCCGTGAGGACGGCCGGCGCGTCGACGGCGAGTTCATCTACACCTATCCGCTCAAGAAGGCGCAGGCCGAAGGCTATTTCAAGCCGATTCGCTTCGAGGCTGTCTTCGGGCTCGATCAGGCAGACGCCGATCTCGCGATCGCGGGAAAGCTCGGCGAAGTCCTCCAGGGTGATCTGGACGTCGGCCTCAACCATCTCGCCATGGCGCGTTGCCAAACTATCGACCGCGCCAGAGCCCTCCACCAGCTTTACAGCGAGATGTACCCAGAACTTCGTCCGGTCATCGTTCATAGCCAGCAGTCGATCCGTGAACGCCGTGCAAACCTTGCCGCTCTGCGGCGCTTCGAGAGCCGGATCATTGTCTGCGTGGACATGCTCGGCGAAGGTTTCGATCTGCCGGAACTGAAGATCGCCGCCCTGCACGACCCGCACAAGAGCATCGCCGTTACCATCCAGTTTGTCGGCCGCTTCACCCGCCAGGATCCACGCCTCGGCGACGCCACGGTCATCGCCAACACCGGCATTGACGACATTGATCGTTCGCTGGCTAAGCTCTATGCGGAGGATGCCGACTGGAATGCGCTGGTCGAGGCACTCAGCACCGCGAAGATCGACCGGCAAGTCCGCCGTGCCGAGATGTTCAAGGGCTTTGTCGGCGACTTGAGCGACATTCCCCTGCAGACGCTCGAACCGAAGATGAACGCCGTCGTCTATCGCACCAACTGCGACGGTTGGGAGCCTTTGCGGGCCGAGGACTTATATAGTCCCGGCGTATATCTCGGCATGAAGGTCAACCCACACCAGCGTGTCGCCATCTTCGTCACCCGCTCCGAAGAGCAGGCCGGCTGGACCACGGCCCAGCACGCGACCAATGTCACCTGGGACCTGCACATGATGCATTGGGATGCCGATAGTCAGCTCCTATATATCAGCAGCTCGATCAAGGGACCGTATGACCGATTGGCCAAGGCGGTCTGCGGTGAGGCAGCGCGCCGGGTCGAGGGCGAGGAGGTCTTCCGCAGCCTGCATGGGTTCAATCGCCTGATCCTGCGCAATCTTGGCCTGACGCACCATCAGGGACGCGGTGTCCGCTATTCCATGTATATGGGTGTCGATGTCGCCGACGGACTCGACACTGCGAAGTCCCAGTCGCGCATCAAGAACAACGTGTTCGCAACCGGTTTCCTCGACGGTGTTCCCGCCTCTCGTGGCTGTTCGGCCAAAGGCAAGTTCTGGTCGATTTCGCGGGTTCGCGATCTGACTGATTGGGTCGATTGGTCCGCGGATATCGGCAAAGCCGTCAAAGATCCAGGGATCACCACCGATGGCGTCTTCAAGAGTGCGATGCGACCTCGCCAGATCAGCGAACGCCCGCAGGTGCCTCCGGTCGCGATCCACTGGCCGGAATCGCTGTTGACGCAAATCGAGGACCGGATCGAAATCAGTTTCGGCGACAAACCTGTAGCCTTCGCTGAATGCGACATCGAGCTTCTGGATCATGAACGCACGGGTCCATTGCGCTTCACGGTGCGCAGCGATAACCACATCGCCGAATTCGAAATCGTTTTTGCTGAAGGGGGTGCCAGCTATCCGCAGCGCTCTGGGCCGAAAACAACCGTCAAGGTCAGCGGCAAGACGAAGCCGCTCTCGGAATCCTTCGGCGAGGATTCCCCACAGATTGACTTTGGGGATGGTTCACTGCTGATCTACAGTCACCTTTATGCTCTGCCTGAAGGCGTCTTGGTGGAACCGTATTCCGCTGATCGGATCGAGGTTTGGGATTGGTCGGAGACCAATATACGTGCCGAGGCGCAGGGTCCTGAAAAGCGGACTGACTCAGTGCAACGGCGCGTAATCGAGACATTGCTCGCAGAAGGCGACGCCTTTGACATCATCTTCGACGATGATGGGGCTGGAGAGATCGCGGACGTCGTCACCCTTCGAGTGACTGAAGGTCTCGTCCAAGTGACGCTTCACCATTGCAAATACTCCAGTTCCGACACGCCCGGCGCGCGAGTGAAGGATCTCTATGAAGTTTGCGGGCAAGCGCAGAAATCCGCACGCTGGCGTGATCGGCCCAACAGAATGCTCATACATATGTTGAAGCGGGAGAAGATACGGCTGGAGAAGGGCCAGACTTCCCGCTTCGAACAGGGAACAGCCGCATTCCTCAAAAAGCTGAAAGCGAATTGGCAGGACTATCGCTACGAATTCGATGTGCGCATCGTTCAGCCTGGCCTATCGCGATCGGCTGTCACAGAGGAGGGACTGCATCTACTGGCCAGCGTGGAGACTTATCTCCTTGAAACGCGCGCCATGCGGCTGAAGGTTATCGCAAGCAGCTAG
- a CDS encoding IS66 family transposase, translating to MTVPDKLPDDIAELKAIIRTQQDQNARLEALVASFKKALFGAKSEKLDPAQYELELEDIETAIAQVEAEIDADERTAPVRPPKPRQTNRGSLPKHLERVEVVIEPEQSCACGTERHVIGEEVSERLDIIPAQFRVIVTRRPKYACRSCEGGITQAPAPAHIIAGGMPTEATLAHVLVSKYADHLPLYRQAQIYSRQGIDLDRSTLAGWVGKSAFELTPVYEALMADLKRSTKLFMDETPAPVLAPGRKSTKTGYFWALARDNRPWGGGDPPGVAFTYAPGRSGQHADNILSGFSGTLQVDGYAGYNSLLKRPTQDVVLAYCWAHARRKLHDVTQSGAAPIAQEGLAQIQALYRIEKDLRGLPADQRHAARRDRSKPIIDAFKLWLAQNRARVSAKSPTGEALKYIAKYWDGMCRFLDDGRIELDNNPVERTIRPIALNRKNALFAGHDTGAQNWAVIASLIETCKLNGIEPHGYLSGVLTAIAGGHKQADIKELLPWNYTAPV from the coding sequence ATGACTGTGCCTGACAAATTGCCCGATGACATTGCCGAACTGAAGGCGATCATCCGTACGCAGCAGGATCAGAATGCGCGGCTTGAAGCCTTGGTCGCTTCGTTCAAGAAGGCGCTCTTCGGGGCCAAATCCGAGAAGCTTGACCCGGCCCAGTATGAGTTGGAACTCGAGGATATCGAGACCGCCATCGCGCAGGTGGAAGCAGAGATCGACGCGGACGAGCGCACCGCGCCCGTGCGGCCCCCAAAGCCGCGCCAGACCAATCGCGGATCACTGCCCAAACATCTGGAACGGGTTGAGGTGGTCATTGAACCCGAGCAATCCTGCGCCTGCGGAACTGAGCGTCACGTCATTGGCGAGGAGGTCAGCGAACGGCTGGACATCATCCCGGCCCAGTTCCGTGTGATTGTCACCCGCCGCCCCAAATACGCCTGCCGCTCCTGTGAGGGTGGGATCACCCAAGCGCCTGCACCCGCCCACATCATCGCGGGCGGCATGCCAACCGAAGCAACGCTCGCCCATGTGCTCGTCTCAAAATATGCCGATCACCTGCCGCTCTATCGGCAGGCACAAATCTACAGCCGCCAAGGGATCGATCTGGATCGCTCGACCCTGGCCGGGTGGGTAGGCAAGTCGGCGTTTGAATTGACCCCGGTCTATGAGGCGCTCATGGCCGATCTGAAGCGCTCCACCAAGCTCTTCATGGACGAAACACCTGCACCGGTTCTGGCCCCAGGGCGCAAAAGCACCAAAACCGGTTACTTCTGGGCGCTGGCCCGTGATAACAGGCCATGGGGCGGCGGCGATCCTCCCGGAGTGGCGTTTACCTATGCGCCCGGTCGGTCAGGGCAGCATGCGGATAACATCTTGAGCGGCTTCAGCGGCACCCTGCAGGTTGATGGATACGCAGGCTATAACAGCTTGCTCAAACGCCCTACACAGGATGTGGTGCTGGCCTATTGCTGGGCACACGCGCGGCGAAAATTGCATGACGTCACCCAATCTGGAGCTGCTCCAATCGCGCAGGAAGGCCTGGCGCAAATCCAGGCACTCTACCGTATCGAAAAAGACCTGAGAGGCCTGCCTGCCGATCAACGGCACGCTGCACGACGGGACCGCTCAAAACCCATCATCGACGCCTTCAAGCTCTGGCTCGCCCAGAACCGCGCACGCGTCTCAGCGAAATCGCCGACCGGTGAAGCCCTGAAATACATCGCCAAATACTGGGATGGCATGTGTAGGTTCCTCGACGATGGCCGCATCGAACTCGACAACAACCCTGTCGAGCGCACCATCCGCCCCATCGCTCTGAACCGCAAAAACGCGCTCTTCGCCGGACATGATACCGGCGCTCAAAATTGGGCCGTAATCGCATCCCTGATCGAGACCTGCAAACTCAACGGGATCGAGCCGCATGGCTATCTGTCCGGTGTCCTGACAGCCATCGCAGGCGGGCACAAACAAGCGGATATCAAAGAATTGCTGCCTTGGAACTACACCGCACCAGTGTGA
- the tnpB gene encoding IS66 family insertion sequence element accessory protein TnpB (TnpB, as the term is used for proteins encoded by IS66 family insertion elements, is considered an accessory protein, since TnpC, encoded by a neighboring gene, is a DDE family transposase.) yields MPSHKVRIFVASDPVDFRKGHDGLAALVQSHLRQKPFDGSVYVFRAKRADRLKLIYWDGSGLVMAYKRLEDNSFTWPAVKNGVMRLEPAQFEALFAGLDWRRVRPLEVVAPSAAE; encoded by the coding sequence ATGCCATCCCACAAGGTTCGGATTTTTGTAGCCAGTGACCCGGTGGACTTCCGCAAGGGCCATGATGGGCTGGCCGCTTTGGTGCAGAGCCACCTGCGCCAGAAGCCGTTTGATGGGTCGGTCTATGTGTTCCGGGCCAAGCGCGCGGATCGGCTGAAGCTGATCTACTGGGACGGTAGCGGGTTGGTGATGGCCTACAAACGGCTCGAAGATAACAGCTTCACATGGCCCGCGGTCAAGAACGGGGTGATGCGCCTGGAACCGGCCCAGTTTGAGGCGCTGTTTGCGGGGTTGGATTGGCGGCGCGTGCGCCCTTTGGAGGTGGTAGCGCCCTCTGCGGCGGAGTGA
- a CDS encoding transposase produces the protein MVATSEFLAREPRRADGKRTWPPELKARIVAETLIEGETVNAVAKRYELIPSTVSDWRRMARQGKLVLPNLEGMDFVPVEIEASAPLAQPLAVTSSNTIDVIKGDVTVRLDAATPAARLAEIARALAT, from the coding sequence ATGGTAGCTACAAGCGAGTTTCTGGCAAGGGAGCCGCGTCGGGCGGACGGCAAGCGGACTTGGCCGCCGGAGTTGAAGGCTCGGATCGTGGCGGAGACTCTGATTGAAGGCGAGACGGTCAATGCGGTTGCTAAACGGTATGAGTTGATCCCCAGCACGGTGTCTGACTGGCGACGAATGGCGCGGCAGGGCAAACTGGTTCTGCCAAATTTGGAAGGTATGGATTTTGTGCCTGTTGAGATCGAGGCGTCTGCGCCTTTGGCCCAGCCTCTGGCCGTCACTTCCTCAAACACGATTGATGTGATCAAAGGCGATGTCACCGTTCGTCTTGATGCGGCAACGCCAGCCGCGCGACTCGCCGAGATCGCGCGGGCTTTGGCCACGTGA
- a CDS encoding IS3 family transposase (programmed frameshift) — translation MKPKSSNSKSPTKPPADRVVKDIRRQTRRHFSAEDKIRIVLEGLRGDDSIAELCRKEGIAQSLYYSWSKEFMEAGKRRLAGDTARAATSGDVQDLRREARALKECVADLTLENRLLKKHDRGWGRRRMRYPASEKLEIIRIVEQSHLPARRTLDQLGIARRTFYRWYDRYREGGPEALEDRPSAPNRVWNRIGEDIQDQIVEMALEATDLSPRELAVRFTDEKHYFVSEATVYRLLKAHDLITSPAYTVIKAADQFHTKTTRPNEMWQTDFTYFKIIGWGWMYLSTVLDDFSRYIIAWKLCTNMRAEDVTDTLDLALAASGCDSATVLHKPRLLSDNGPSYIAGELAEYIESNKMSHVRGAPCHPQTQGKIERWHQTLKNRILLENYFLPGDLESQIEAFVEHYNNQRYHESLANVTPADVYFGRAQAIIKQRERIKRKTIEYRRLQHRKLTA, via the exons ATGAAGCCCAAATCCTCCAATTCAAAATCGCCGACCAAGCCCCCTGCAGATCGGGTGGTCAAGGACATCCGGCGTCAGACCCGCCGCCACTTCTCGGCCGAAGACAAGATCCGCATCGTGCTTGAAGGTCTTCGCGGTGACGACAGTATCGCCGAGTTGTGCCGCAAAGAGGGCATCGCGCAGAGTCTGTACTACAGCTGGTCCAAGGAGTTCATGGAAGCCGGCAAACGCCGCCTGGCCGGGGACACCGCCCGTGCGGCGACCTCCGGTGACGTGCAGGACTTGCGCCGCGAAGCCCGTGCGCTGAAGGAGTGCGTGGCGGACCTGACGCTGGAAAACCGCTTGCTT AAAAAGCATGATCGCGGATGGGGGCGACGACGAATGAGGTATCCCGCATCCGAGAAGCTGGAGATCATCCGTATCGTCGAGCAGTCGCACCTGCCGGCCAGGCGGACGCTGGACCAGCTCGGCATTGCCCGCCGGACCTTCTACCGCTGGTATGACCGCTACCGGGAAGGTGGGCCGGAAGCGCTGGAGGATCGCCCTTCGGCACCGAACCGGGTGTGGAACCGCATTGGCGAGGACATCCAGGACCAGATCGTCGAGATGGCGTTGGAGGCGACCGACCTCAGCCCACGCGAACTGGCCGTGCGCTTCACCGACGAGAAACACTACTTCGTGTCGGAAGCCACGGTCTACCGGTTGCTCAAGGCCCATGACCTGATCACCAGCCCAGCCTATACGGTAATCAAGGCGGCCGATCAGTTCCACACCAAGACCACGCGGCCGAATGAGATGTGGCAGACCGACTTCACCTACTTCAAGATCATCGGGTGGGGCTGGATGTACCTCTCGACGGTGCTTGACGACTTCTCGCGCTACATCATCGCCTGGAAGCTATGCACCAACATGCGGGCCGAGGACGTGACCGACACGCTGGACCTCGCGCTCGCCGCCTCGGGCTGCGACAGCGCCACCGTTCTACACAAACCCAGGCTGCTATCGGACAATGGCCCCAGCTACATCGCGGGCGAGCTGGCCGAATACATCGAGTCCAACAAGATGAGCCATGTGCGCGGCGCGCCGTGCCACCCGCAGACCCAGGGCAAGATCGAGCGCTGGCACCAGACCCTGAAGAACCGCATCCTGTTGGAGAACTACTTCCTGCCCGGCGACCTCGAGTCCCAGATCGAGGCCTTCGTCGAGCACTACAACAACCAGCGTTACCACGAGAGCCTGGCCAACGTGACGCCTGCCGATGTCTACTTCGGCAGGGCACAGGCCATCATCAAACAGCGCGAAAGGATCAAACGAAAAACCATCGAATATCGGCGCTTGCAGCACCGCAAGCTCACAGCCTAA